The Gracilimonas sp. genome contains a region encoding:
- a CDS encoding zinc-dependent metalloprotease encodes MKFSVLFLSFAFVISGCKSSETVSESERPSRSTKTAGGDDKMKKFSDVITEDAESDEGLFNVHKVDDKYYYEIPDEHLGKEMLLVTRVTKTADNIGYGGEKLNTQVIRWEKKDDKILLRHVSFENVASEEEPIFEAVKNSNFEPIISSFDIEALNEDSTGSVVEITSLFTSDIPSLGLQSSRRKAYQVRRLDSDRTFIEHVNSYPKNIEARNVLTYDAGQPPSNSSTGTISMEVNHSMIVLPEEEMRPRSHDDRVGFFSVTKTEYTDEAQKARQIRHITRWKLIPKDKEAYKAWLEGESDELVEPENPIVYYVDPATPKKWREYLIQGVNDWQVAFEEAGFKNAIVGKLPPTKEEDPEFSPEDVRYSVIRYFASPVQNAYGPHVHDPRTGQILESDIGWYHNVMNLLRNWFFIQTSAANPDARGVEFDDDIMGELIRFVSAHEVGHTLGFPHNMGSSFAYSVDDLRSPGFTSEHGTAPSIMDYARFNYVAQPGDGVTNFYPAVGTYDKWAAKWGYTWFPDDMSDEEIEATLNVWTRERADDPRYFYGSGGSDPRVQTEDLTNDAMRASELGIANLQIITENLIDWIEEEGEDFTELSELYSNIIGQWNRYMGHVLNNVGGVYEDEKTFEQEGVVYTPVEKERQQRAMKFLQTHAFSSPTWAINDEILDRINEASVIENFRGAQASVLSRLTSAQRIARLIEYEKRSDEETYTAFEMMDDVRNGIFSEVRANENIDVYRRNLQRAYIDEMEELMSADEVGGGWFGPSVNVNQSDIHPIVRNQLNILNRDIDRALGSGGFDRATRTHLEDAQYRIEDILDGDD; translated from the coding sequence ATGAAATTCTCTGTACTATTTCTGAGCTTTGCCTTTGTTATTTCGGGTTGCAAATCTTCAGAAACGGTATCGGAGTCTGAACGTCCATCACGAAGTACCAAAACAGCCGGCGGTGATGATAAGATGAAGAAGTTCAGCGATGTTATAACTGAGGATGCTGAATCGGACGAAGGTCTATTCAATGTCCATAAAGTTGATGACAAGTATTACTATGAAATCCCTGATGAGCATTTAGGAAAAGAGATGCTTCTTGTAACCCGTGTGACTAAAACAGCTGATAATATAGGTTACGGCGGTGAAAAATTAAACACTCAGGTCATTCGCTGGGAAAAGAAGGATGACAAGATTTTACTTCGACATGTTTCTTTTGAAAATGTAGCTTCCGAGGAAGAACCGATTTTTGAGGCCGTTAAAAACTCAAACTTTGAGCCGATTATATCATCTTTTGATATCGAAGCGCTTAACGAAGATTCAACAGGGTCTGTGGTTGAGATCACCAGTTTATTTACTTCAGATATACCATCACTCGGTTTGCAAAGCAGCCGGAGAAAAGCCTATCAAGTTCGGCGCTTAGATAGTGACCGTACTTTTATTGAGCACGTTAACAGTTACCCTAAGAATATAGAAGCCCGTAATGTGCTTACTTATGATGCCGGTCAGCCGCCATCTAATTCTTCTACGGGAACTATTTCAATGGAAGTTAATCACAGTATGATCGTACTGCCTGAAGAGGAAATGAGGCCGCGTTCTCATGATGATAGAGTTGGATTTTTCAGTGTGACCAAGACCGAATATACTGACGAAGCTCAAAAAGCCAGACAAATTCGTCACATTACAAGATGGAAGTTAATCCCGAAAGACAAAGAAGCTTACAAAGCATGGCTGGAAGGTGAAAGTGATGAGTTAGTGGAGCCGGAAAACCCAATTGTTTATTATGTAGATCCTGCAACTCCAAAAAAATGGAGAGAATACCTTATTCAAGGTGTAAATGACTGGCAAGTGGCTTTTGAAGAAGCCGGATTTAAAAATGCAATCGTAGGAAAACTTCCTCCTACAAAAGAAGAAGATCCTGAATTCAGCCCGGAAGATGTACGTTATTCCGTAATTCGTTATTTTGCATCTCCGGTACAAAACGCATATGGACCTCACGTTCATGATCCACGCACAGGTCAGATCTTGGAAAGTGATATCGGTTGGTATCACAATGTTATGAACTTGCTTCGTAACTGGTTCTTTATTCAAACTTCGGCTGCAAACCCAGATGCTCGTGGAGTAGAGTTTGATGATGATATTATGGGTGAATTGATTCGGTTTGTATCAGCTCACGAAGTTGGGCATACGCTTGGATTCCCTCATAATATGGGATCGAGTTTTGCTTATTCAGTAGATGACCTGAGGTCACCTGGCTTTACAAGTGAACACGGAACTGCTCCATCAATTATGGATTACGCCCGTTTTAACTACGTTGCCCAACCCGGTGATGGGGTTACCAATTTCTATCCTGCAGTTGGCACTTACGATAAGTGGGCTGCTAAATGGGGATATACTTGGTTTCCTGATGATATGAGTGATGAAGAAATCGAAGCTACTCTAAATGTATGGACCAGGGAACGCGCCGATGATCCGCGATATTTCTATGGAAGCGGTGGAAGTGATCCTCGTGTACAAACTGAAGATCTTACCAACGATGCTATGAGAGCCAGCGAACTTGGTATAGCTAACCTCCAGATTATCACTGAGAATCTCATTGATTGGATTGAAGAAGAAGGCGAAGACTTTACTGAATTGAGTGAGCTCTATAGCAATATTATCGGACAGTGGAACAGGTATATGGGACACGTGCTAAATAATGTTGGTGGAGTTTATGAGGATGAAAAAACATTTGAACAGGAAGGCGTTGTTTACACTCCGGTTGAAAAGGAAAGGCAACAACGCGCTATGAAGTTCCTTCAGACACATGCTTTTAGTTCTCCTACATGGGCGATCAATGATGAAATTCTTGATCGTATAAATGAAGCTTCGGTTATTGAAAACTTCAGAGGTGCTCAAGCCAGTGTACTCTCAAGACTGACAAGTGCACAACGCATAGCCAGATTAATTGAGTATGAAAAAAGATCTGATGAAGAAACCTATACCGCATTCGAAATGATGGATGATGTACGTAATGGTATTTTCAGTGAAGTGCGTGCAAACGAAAATATAGATGTATATCGCAGAAACCTGCAACGCGCCTATATTGACGAGATGGAAGAACTGATGTCGGCCGATGAAGTAGGCGGCGGATGGTTTGGCCCGTCTGTGAATGTGAATCAATCCGATATTCATCCGATTGTAAGAAATCAGCTTAATATTTTAAATCGTGATATTGATCGTGCACTTGGAAGCGGAGGCTTCGACCGCGCGACAAGAACACATTTAGAAGATGCCCAATACAGAATTGAAGATATTCTTGATGGCGACGACTAA
- a CDS encoding RagB/SusD family nutrient uptake outer membrane protein, with protein sequence MKKLKLIAGALFLSSFLFSACDGLLDTTPKQSIDAEEALTNAENVKSVLIGAYDAIGGGDLYGGWFLMIPDFLAANDEFDFSGTFFSPRQIRLKEQEYDNGNVASTWIDAYDAINIANSALDGLDLLEGSERDRVEGEAKFIRGMIYFDLVRLYAPQYVTGGPNDQAGVPLVLTPTRSIDESSNIARSTVGEVYDQVISDLTDAKDLLPDVNPERSYYANSMVASAVLSRVYLQMEDYDNARLEADRVISSQNYSLTGTYADAFNNVENSSEDIFSMQVSAQDGVNSMFTFYSADSRGDIDINQAHIDEYEAGDDRLDLFYNDPSDGVLRSGKWNDGVNGNVQQIRLAEMYLTRAEANYREGTPYVGADPIDDLNEIRDRVNLPLYVLPTEFNLDDILLERKLELMFEGQLLHDIKRTQGTVGTRNYDDPKLVLPIPRREIDANPSLCQNASYQGPAC encoded by the coding sequence ATGAAAAAACTAAAACTAATAGCAGGAGCACTTTTCTTGAGTTCATTTCTGTTTTCAGCGTGTGACGGTTTGCTTGATACGACTCCGAAGCAATCCATTGATGCCGAAGAGGCACTTACAAATGCGGAAAATGTGAAGTCTGTATTGATTGGTGCATATGACGCAATAGGAGGCGGAGACCTTTATGGTGGCTGGTTCCTTATGATACCGGATTTTCTGGCAGCTAATGATGAGTTTGATTTTTCTGGTACCTTTTTTAGTCCCCGACAAATTAGACTTAAAGAACAGGAGTATGATAATGGTAATGTAGCCAGTACCTGGATTGATGCCTATGATGCAATAAACATTGCGAATAGTGCATTGGATGGACTTGACTTGCTGGAAGGTTCTGAAAGAGATCGTGTAGAAGGTGAAGCCAAGTTCATCAGAGGAATGATCTACTTTGATCTAGTTCGTTTATACGCACCTCAGTACGTAACGGGTGGACCTAATGATCAGGCAGGTGTGCCGTTGGTACTGACGCCGACAAGAAGTATTGATGAGTCAAGCAATATTGCTCGCTCTACTGTAGGTGAAGTTTATGATCAGGTAATAAGTGATCTCACTGATGCTAAAGATCTACTTCCTGATGTTAATCCAGAGCGCTCATACTATGCAAACTCGATGGTAGCAAGTGCTGTTCTATCGAGAGTGTATCTTCAAATGGAAGATTACGACAATGCAAGGTTGGAAGCTGACCGTGTAATCTCATCCCAGAATTATTCCCTGACGGGAACTTATGCTGATGCATTCAACAATGTTGAGAATTCTTCAGAAGATATATTCTCTATGCAGGTTAGTGCACAGGATGGAGTAAACAGTATGTTTACTTTCTATAGCGCAGATAGCCGTGGTGATATAGACATCAATCAGGCACATATTGATGAGTACGAGGCCGGTGATGACAGACTCGATCTTTTCTATAATGATCCGAGTGATGGAGTACTTCGATCAGGTAAGTGGAATGACGGTGTTAATGGCAACGTGCAGCAAATCAGGCTCGCTGAGATGTACCTGACCCGTGCAGAAGCTAACTATCGTGAAGGAACCCCTTATGTTGGTGCAGACCCGATCGATGACTTGAATGAAATTAGGGATCGGGTTAACCTGCCTCTTTACGTATTACCAACTGAATTCAATCTGGATGATATTCTTTTAGAACGTAAGCTGGAGCTTATGTTTGAAGGGCAGTTACTTCATGACATCAAGAGAACACAAGGCACTGTTGGAACTCGTAATTACGATGATCCTAAGTTAGTGCTGCCGATCCCGCGCCGTGAGATTGACGCGAACCCAAGTCTATGCCAGAACGCAAGTTATCAGGGACCCGCCTGCTAA